A single window of Streptomyces aquilus DNA harbors:
- the cbiE gene encoding precorrin-6y C5,15-methyltransferase (decarboxylating) subunit CbiE, with the protein MADRVTVIGWDGSPLTAAARAALGAATLVAGAAHHLALPEVPPAAERIRLGSVSLAARRIAGHRGTAVVLADGDPGFFGVVRTLRAPEFGLEVEVVPAVSSVAAAFARAGMPWDDAQVVVAHRRTLRRAVNVCRAHTKVAVLTSPGAGPAELGLLMEGVHRTFVICEELGTDREQVTILTSDKAADHTWRDPNVVIVIGGPVSAGEDGGWISGRDPGTGPRGWTQPAEAYDGPLGEGETDLLRAAQLARLGPRVGDLVWDIGCGSGAFAVEAARAGAAVLAVDHDLTACGRTDAAARRFGVQLQIVRGTAPHVLENLPEPDVVRVGGGGAAVVSAVADRRPQRIVAHASTRDEAELIGRDLTEHGYRVECALLQSLELDTRAWTETERSVAFLLSGALADRTV; encoded by the coding sequence ATGGCCGACCGGGTCACGGTGATCGGCTGGGACGGCTCGCCCCTGACGGCCGCGGCACGCGCCGCGCTCGGCGCCGCCACGCTGGTGGCAGGCGCCGCCCACCACCTGGCACTGCCCGAGGTGCCGCCCGCCGCCGAGCGCATCCGCCTCGGCAGCGTCTCGCTGGCCGCCCGCCGGATCGCCGGCCACCGCGGCACCGCGGTCGTCCTCGCGGACGGCGACCCCGGCTTCTTCGGAGTCGTACGCACCCTGCGCGCACCCGAGTTCGGCCTGGAGGTCGAGGTCGTCCCCGCCGTTTCCTCGGTCGCCGCCGCCTTCGCCCGCGCCGGCATGCCCTGGGACGACGCCCAGGTGGTCGTCGCACACCGCCGCACCCTGCGCCGCGCGGTGAACGTGTGCCGCGCCCACACCAAGGTCGCCGTCCTCACCTCACCCGGCGCGGGCCCCGCCGAACTCGGCCTCCTCATGGAGGGCGTCCACCGCACCTTCGTCATCTGCGAGGAACTGGGCACCGACCGCGAACAGGTCACCATCCTCACCTCCGACAAGGCCGCCGACCACACCTGGCGCGACCCCAACGTGGTCATCGTCATCGGCGGCCCGGTCAGCGCGGGGGAGGACGGCGGCTGGATCTCCGGACGCGATCCGGGCACCGGGCCCCGCGGCTGGACCCAGCCCGCCGAGGCCTACGACGGCCCGCTCGGCGAAGGGGAGACGGATCTGCTGCGCGCGGCCCAACTCGCCCGCCTCGGCCCACGCGTCGGCGATCTCGTCTGGGACATCGGCTGCGGCAGCGGCGCCTTCGCCGTCGAGGCCGCCCGGGCCGGCGCCGCCGTCCTCGCCGTCGACCACGACCTCACCGCCTGCGGCCGCACCGACGCGGCCGCCCGCCGCTTCGGCGTCCAGCTCCAGATCGTCCGCGGCACCGCCCCGCACGTCCTGGAGAACCTGCCCGAACCGGACGTCGTCCGCGTCGGAGGCGGGGGAGCGGCGGTCGTCTCCGCGGTCGCCGACCGCCGCCCGCAGCGCATCGTCGCCCACGCCTCGACGCGCGACGAGGCCGAACTCATCGGCCGAGACCTGACGGAGCACGGCTACCGCGTCGAGTGCGCCCTCCTCCAGTCCCTCGAACTCGACACCAGGGCCTGGACGGAGACGGAACGGAGCGTCGCGTTCCTGCTCAGCGGGGCGCTCGCCGATCGCACGGTGTGA
- a CDS encoding GNAT family N-acetyltransferase, protein MTSTFPNISISTERLVLRPLDEDDVPALTEMMNDEQIAAWTDVPQPFTEENARGWITEYAPTERAAGRGLDLAVTEFLTQRLVGIVQLTKTNWHIRSTELSYIIAPWARGEGYASEAALATAQWLFTDQKFERIELRTAADNTASQQVAQKIGCISEGVLRNACIARVRTEDDTWADVRTDFIVWSLLPEDLEGAGEQLADTNGFTSYGDWN, encoded by the coding sequence ATGACTAGCACCTTCCCCAACATCTCCATCAGCACGGAGCGGTTGGTGCTGCGTCCCCTCGACGAGGACGATGTGCCCGCCCTGACCGAGATGATGAACGACGAGCAGATCGCCGCCTGGACCGACGTCCCCCAGCCCTTCACCGAGGAGAACGCGCGCGGCTGGATCACCGAGTACGCGCCCACCGAACGCGCCGCGGGCCGCGGCCTCGACCTCGCCGTCACCGAGTTCCTCACCCAGCGCCTGGTCGGCATCGTCCAACTCACCAAGACCAACTGGCACATCAGGTCCACCGAACTGTCGTACATCATCGCCCCCTGGGCCCGCGGCGAGGGCTACGCCTCCGAGGCCGCCCTCGCCACCGCCCAATGGCTGTTCACCGACCAGAAGTTCGAGCGCATAGAGCTCCGCACGGCCGCCGACAACACCGCCTCCCAGCAGGTCGCCCAGAAGATCGGCTGCATCAGCGAGGGCGTCCTGCGCAACGCCTGCATAGCGCGCGTCCGCACCGAGGACGACACCTGGGCCGACGTCCGCACCGACTTCATCGTCTGGAGCCTGCTGCCGGAGGACCTGGAGGGTGCCGGGGAGCAGCTGGCCGACACGAACGGTTTCACGTCGTACGGCGACTGGAACTGA
- a CDS encoding MetQ/NlpA family ABC transporter substrate-binding protein, with the protein MRKTLTAASVLALALGLAACGSDSGDGGGDDGTLVVGATAVPAGEVLTYIKDNLAAKAGLKLEIKEFTDYVVPNTALQEGSLDANLYQNKPYLDDFNKSKGTDLVPVVDAYLPPMGVYSKKVTDVTKLADGATVAVPNDTTNEGRALKLLAAKGVITLKDGAATDASPADIEANPKHLTFKELEPAQLPRSLDDVAAAVINNNYAQDAGLSPTEDAILLESAKGNPYANLLAVKRGNEDDPRVEKLAKLLTSAEVRKFIEDKYQGSVLPVTTG; encoded by the coding sequence ATGCGCAAGACACTCACCGCCGCCTCGGTCCTCGCTCTCGCCCTCGGGCTCGCCGCCTGCGGCTCGGACTCCGGTGACGGCGGTGGTGACGACGGCACCCTGGTCGTCGGCGCCACCGCCGTCCCGGCCGGCGAGGTCCTGACGTACATCAAGGACAACCTCGCCGCGAAGGCGGGCCTGAAGCTGGAGATCAAGGAGTTCACGGACTACGTCGTGCCGAACACCGCGCTCCAGGAGGGCTCGCTGGACGCGAACCTCTACCAGAACAAGCCCTACCTGGACGACTTCAACAAGTCCAAGGGCACCGACCTCGTACCGGTCGTGGACGCCTACCTCCCGCCCATGGGCGTCTACTCGAAGAAGGTCACGGACGTCACGAAGCTCGCCGACGGAGCCACCGTCGCCGTGCCCAACGACACCACCAACGAGGGCCGCGCGCTGAAACTCCTCGCCGCCAAGGGCGTCATCACGCTCAAGGACGGCGCGGCCACCGACGCGTCCCCCGCGGACATCGAGGCCAATCCCAAGCACCTGACGTTCAAGGAGCTGGAACCGGCCCAACTGCCGCGCTCGCTCGACGACGTGGCCGCCGCGGTCATCAACAACAACTACGCCCAGGACGCGGGCCTCAGCCCCACCGAGGACGCGATCCTCCTGGAGTCGGCGAAGGGCAACCCCTACGCCAACCTCCTCGCCGTCAAGCGCGGCAACGAGGACGACCCCCGGGTCGAGAAGCTCGCGAAGCTCCTGACCTCCGCGGAGGTCAGGAAGTTCATCGAGGACAAGTACCAGGGCAGCGTCCTGCCGGTCACCACCGGCTGA